One Polynucleobacter sp. MG-5-Ahmo-C2 genomic window carries:
- the hemP gene encoding hemin uptake protein HemP gives MSETNTLDVELLKNHSTHSQHFPKTISSEALLGQMKQLVILHDGYFYQLRITKLGKLILTK, from the coding sequence TTGAGTGAGACAAATACCCTAGATGTGGAGTTACTAAAAAATCACTCCACGCATTCTCAACATTTTCCAAAGACTATTTCAAGCGAGGCCCTGTTGGGGCAAATGAAGCAGCTTGTGATTCTGCACGATGGTTATTTCTATCAATTACGCATCACTAAATTAGGAAAATTAATTCTCACTAAGTAA
- a CDS encoding energy transducer TonB yields the protein MNANSSHLLQKFSVNSSTYNPIIFEGRSLLCSLRPRNLLLISAVSISHFLVLLCLLFGTAIGAGESTLGVLSINLTNAGNDLSSQSKYPIQANSHAPSSTAISSVTQSANVPGVVGEEGAHSAEITSRNIVHGPKPHYPLVSRHLKEQGLVVIKLCINQQGTVDDVGLVKSSGFQHLDRSALRTLAEWRFTPIPSVVASSTLRCYHTPIQFTLES from the coding sequence ATGAATGCGAATAGTAGTCATTTACTACAAAAGTTTTCAGTAAATTCTTCTACATATAACCCAATCATCTTTGAAGGAAGAAGCTTGCTCTGTAGTTTGAGGCCCAGAAACTTACTACTCATTTCAGCTGTAAGCATTTCTCATTTCTTGGTTTTGCTTTGTTTGCTTTTCGGCACTGCCATTGGCGCTGGAGAGTCTACACTTGGAGTCCTATCTATCAATTTAACGAATGCCGGCAATGATCTATCAAGCCAGAGTAAATACCCTATTCAGGCCAACTCTCATGCGCCATCATCTACCGCCATTTCCAGTGTGACTCAATCTGCGAATGTGCCTGGAGTTGTTGGCGAGGAAGGCGCTCATTCCGCAGAAATTACCTCCCGGAATATTGTGCATGGCCCAAAGCCTCATTACCCGCTGGTTAGTAGGCACCTTAAGGAGCAGGGCCTAGTTGTCATCAAGCTCTGCATCAATCAACAGGGTACGGTTGATGATGTGGGCCTTGTTAAGAGCTCAGGCTTCCAGCATTTAGATCGTTCAGCCCTCAGGACCTTGGCGGAGTGGAGATTTACGCCAATACCGTCTGTCGTTGCTAGTTCAACTTTGCGGTGTTATCACACCCCGATTCAATTCACTCTTGAGAGTTAG
- a CDS encoding TonB-dependent receptor domain-containing protein: MKHQDIFRSRNKVAWFSSLALLYGSSFSGLLKAQQIELPRIDIVGREENALSSIPGTVDVINQKRMEELQPQSLQDVLKTIPGVNIRGDEGGFGAIPNIGIRGLNPSRSSKVLLLEDGAPIQPSLFISNASYYSPPVERIGGLEVLKGASGLQYGPSNISGVINYLSKTPAQGFKLTGKVGNYGYRLAEIEAGGRSDSNGAIGGINLIQSESSGYQGNGFKMYDILMKGGVEINQNQWLSLKYTHYDNDINTSYVGLRPNQFSNRSTANPAPNDRFVTQRNAVDLNHSIEISPETKINTLMYWSKLTRDYWRQSIVNRTQDATVFNACNMGSNCLVGRNREFQMLGIDSRVTHAYSALGLQNESEFGIRLHTESQINQLVSSKTLAYSGQLSLHEDNKANSVAMYGQNRFLISKDFALIPGVRVESYNQTRSNVMTGKAGGAKNVETIPQIGATWQLIPQAQAYGSIYKGFAPAQLATAINDKGVDQQLEPERSTNMELGLRGRSGAFSYDSAVFSMNFSNQIVNQSLAAGISKANGGKSLHQGAELALAYQLGRGWGLNGNATYIPVAKFVGTNSLGPDGNRIPYTPKLTSNLGVGYEKNGFNTLVSLHYVSAQYADSANTVEQNAIGTLGEVPSFATVNWSANYAVNKDWKVFGVINNVFDKRYISSRSPDGIFAGAPLNFQAGMSYQFN, translated from the coding sequence ATGAAGCATCAAGATATTTTTCGCTCGCGAAATAAAGTTGCATGGTTTTCATCCCTAGCATTGTTGTATGGAAGCTCATTTTCTGGCTTGCTAAAAGCGCAGCAGATTGAGTTACCCAGAATTGATATTGTTGGACGAGAGGAGAATGCGCTTAGTAGTATTCCCGGTACTGTTGATGTTATCAATCAGAAGCGGATGGAGGAGTTGCAACCACAGTCATTGCAAGATGTATTAAAAACCATTCCTGGCGTCAATATTCGCGGAGATGAAGGTGGCTTTGGTGCCATTCCCAATATTGGTATTCGCGGTCTAAATCCAAGTCGTAGCTCAAAAGTCCTATTGCTTGAAGATGGCGCTCCCATTCAGCCAAGTTTATTTATATCAAACGCCTCTTACTACAGTCCACCTGTGGAAAGAATCGGCGGTCTTGAGGTTTTGAAAGGTGCATCCGGACTTCAATATGGACCCTCTAATATTAGCGGTGTTATTAACTACCTCAGCAAAACACCTGCACAAGGCTTTAAGTTGACTGGCAAAGTAGGTAATTATGGCTATCGATTGGCTGAGATTGAGGCAGGGGGTAGATCGGATTCCAATGGTGCAATCGGTGGAATAAACCTGATTCAATCGGAATCCAGTGGATATCAGGGCAATGGTTTTAAGATGTACGACATCTTAATGAAGGGTGGTGTCGAGATTAATCAGAATCAGTGGTTGAGTCTCAAGTACACACATTACGACAACGATATCAACACTTCCTATGTTGGACTGCGCCCCAATCAGTTCAGCAATAGATCGACTGCTAATCCCGCGCCCAATGATCGCTTCGTCACCCAAAGAAATGCAGTGGATCTCAATCACTCAATTGAGATAAGCCCCGAAACCAAGATTAATACATTAATGTATTGGAGTAAGTTAACGCGAGATTATTGGAGACAGAGCATTGTCAATCGCACACAAGATGCTACGGTTTTTAATGCTTGTAATATGGGATCCAATTGTTTAGTTGGGCGTAATCGAGAGTTTCAAATGTTAGGCATTGATTCGCGAGTGACTCATGCCTATAGTGCTCTAGGGCTTCAGAATGAATCCGAGTTTGGCATTCGCTTGCATACAGAATCACAAATTAATCAACTGGTGAGCTCTAAAACATTGGCGTACTCTGGTCAACTCTCTTTGCATGAAGACAATAAAGCCAACTCAGTTGCAATGTATGGTCAAAATCGTTTTCTAATAAGCAAAGACTTTGCACTGATCCCCGGGGTGCGCGTTGAAAGTTATAACCAAACTCGATCTAACGTCATGACTGGTAAAGCGGGTGGTGCTAAAAATGTAGAAACTATTCCGCAGATCGGAGCTACGTGGCAATTAATACCCCAGGCTCAGGCCTATGGAAGTATTTACAAGGGCTTTGCTCCCGCTCAACTGGCGACTGCGATTAATGACAAAGGAGTAGATCAGCAATTAGAGCCGGAGCGTTCAACGAATATGGAATTGGGCCTACGAGGACGTTCTGGCGCCTTTTCCTATGACTCGGCAGTCTTTAGTATGAACTTTAGCAATCAAATTGTGAACCAAAGTTTGGCTGCTGGAATTTCCAAGGCGAACGGTGGCAAAAGCTTGCATCAAGGCGCTGAGTTGGCTTTGGCATATCAGTTAGGGCGTGGTTGGGGTCTCAATGGAAACGCTACCTATATACCAGTAGCAAAGTTTGTGGGAACAAACTCATTAGGACCAGATGGCAACCGCATTCCCTACACGCCTAAATTGACTTCTAACCTAGGCGTCGGCTACGAGAAGAATGGGTTCAATACTTTAGTTAGTCTTCATTATGTTTCCGCTCAGTATGCCGACTCAGCAAATACTGTTGAGCAAAATGCAATTGGAACTTTAGGTGAAGTGCCCTCCTTTGCAACGGTGAATTGGAGTGCAAATTATGCTGTCAATAAAGACTGGAAAGTATTTGGGGTAATTAATAATGTATTTGATAAGAGATATATTTCCAGTCGTAGCCCAGATGGTATTTTTGCTGGGGCACCACTCAACTTTCAAGCTGGCATGAGTTATCAATTTAATTGA